A portion of the Gossypium arboreum isolate Shixiya-1 chromosome 8, ASM2569848v2, whole genome shotgun sequence genome contains these proteins:
- the LOC108458713 gene encoding protein NIM1-INTERACTING 3-like yields MESSSGSFESKKRKICNDNGEKEEDDDEEEKMEKFYALINNIREARDRFIINNTKKRKLEGEKHVVAVWKPSFQHQDFMEKGMMILKKPTTMSGFTATSQTKQETGNYDVEAEGVKVKQGLDLTLSL; encoded by the coding sequence ATGGAGAGTAGTAGTGGTAGCTTTGAAAGCAAGAAGAGGAAGATTTGCAATGATAATGGTGAAAAAGAAGAAGACGATGATGAGGAAGAGAAGATGGAGAAATTCTATGCTCTCATCAACAACATACGTGAGGCACGCGATCGTTTCATCATCAACAACACCAAGAAGCGAAAGCTTGAAGGAGAAAAGCATGTGGTTGCAGTGTGGAAGCCGTCGTTTCAACATCAAGATTTCATGGAAAAAGGGATGATGATCCTGAAGAAACCCACTACCATGAGCGGCTTCACTGCTACTTCTCAAACCAAACAAGAAACTGGTAATTATGATGTGGAAGCTGAGGGGGTTAAAGTTAAACAAGGATTAGACCTTACGCTTTCCCTTTAA